The following nucleotide sequence is from Populus trichocarpa isolate Nisqually-1 chromosome 11, P.trichocarpa_v4.1, whole genome shotgun sequence.
AAGAAAATTGTTAGCTATAGATAAACAAGGTACAAATAGGCTCTCAgagcatgtttgggaacgcggttgaaactgtgttctcttaaattttaatttttgttttgctaaaaaatattattttttatgttttcagattattttgacgtgctgatgtcaaaaataattttttaaaaataaaaaaattttattttgatatatttctaagcgaaaaatattttaaaccgccACCACTACCACAATCACAAACACATCATAGTCTCATAGCTACATAATCCCTTTAGTACAAGGAATCACATAAAAAGATCCCTATACTTTTACATCTATTTTTATAACTTAGactacaaattgttttttttttcccttttaattcaagtttttctccaaaataacctgcatttttctttttttctactcAGAATTTCTAATTTCACTTGCCAAaaaccataattataaaatttaacccATAAATCTACCTAATCCAAGTTCCAAGTTATAGATTGAGGGATTAACCTGAGGCAatctaaactttaaattttattttaaaaaaactctaaaatgatgtggttttggtttttaatgatCTAAGAGTAAGTAATCATATACTCTGAAATTCATCAACTTATTATTATGTGTTTCATTTCACCAAACAATATAGCAAGGAGCCAAAAGCAGCCATTTCCCCCCCTTATTATATCCCATCCTAAACAACTCAAAAGAAGGAACAAAGCAGAAAGAACGATCAGGCAACAGAAGACTTGAAGGTGTCCAAACGCTTGTCAGTTGCATGCTGCACTACAGCTCGCCACATTTCTTCATAAAATTCTGTATACGTAAAATTTCTGTAGATTGCTGGATGATCATTGTCTATCAATTCCATAGCAGGCCCAATTGTGGTATCGGATGATGGATAGCAATAGCTTGCAACAGATACACGCTCTCTCtcacaattaataaaaacttggtGGTGCAAACTCTTGTAACGGTAATTACTAATTACctgataaagaagaagaagcatatagttagtgtatatatattgacaaagaaaattatgttttcattcattctgattaataaatttttttttttttttacattcccTTTTGgcttgtatatataattttaacattaataaaagaCATTTATAAGAGTGATGGATCCAAATAAAATGGACCAAAAAACCCTCCAAAATGTGTCGCACGTCTACGGCGTCATGGCGATCATCCTCCCGGATCGAGATAGTCGGGAATGATATGGGAGAAAAGAACAATGAATTCTTGTCCTTtatcaatagaaaaagaaataagagttgctacctaatattttggtcattatAAACCTTAACTGATCTCAGAGTCTAGGAAAGGAGACTaattgcgtaaagggaagggaTTAAAACCTTTAATACGTCTTACCTGAAGTAAactgtattatttatttatctgatataaattaagaaaagttGTATTTTCTAATCATTAGTCTGTTTAAGGTTTAACAAAAGTTATCATCAGTAACGAGATCTTTATCTTATTAGATTAAAAAGCTAACAGTTCTAAtgccaacaaaaataaactgtctttttatttaatatcagaaatatattttacgtataagttcataatcccgcttattaaaagaaacaaaaataaaattttgatatttttgaaatgtaggccaaaatcctttggaaatttacaaacttgttctaaaatccatgcaatattttttttaaaacatgtcaaagtattttacatttttcttttttaaaaaaattcttaaataattttaggatttttagccatatgcaagaaaaaaagaaaatatattttttatttttttacccaaCCCGACCGAGTCAACCTTAAAGTTTTGATTCGACcataaaccaaactaaaaattctagtttaactcaaaaaacaacctaaaaacaaaactaaagcaaaaaacaaattaaactatcAAAAggcacaaaaaattaaaaattcttgaacagaacggatcaaacacaaaaaaataaagaacacgaAGAATACTCGAAACAAAACCTAGCAATGTGAACTCAAATCTAGACcatatttcatgaaataaaaaagacataaagGTTGCAAATCATTGAAGGATCAATAATTAGGGGTTCATTTACTTTGATTTTCATTAAATCATCACGATTTGGCCAAAATGAGTTTTAGttcaaaactaaaaccttaggataaaaaatcattataaacatTGGTTTTTAGTGTAAATAAACACTATATATTAGTTAATCATGCATAAGGAAGGGTTCTGTGCaaaaaaatggatcaaaattGGTCTGAACCAAGGGGCTAAGGCTATTTTCTTctcaagaacatgaagaacattgcCAAAAACCCACCCATAAGGCAGCTGCTATTAAGCCTAAAAATGGACATTTTTGGCCTCTGAAGTATGCTTTCTTTATCCCAACAAGTCATAATATCATGCACAAACATGtttgaatctaaaaaactaacaaaaaacataaaacaatcaaaatgaaATATGGGATACCAAATCTAGAAACTAACAACTTAAAATAGCCTACATTTTCAAGCAACATTGATTCAAAATTAGTTTTCTGAACCTGTTTTCATGCATGAACAAGCTGAACAAACTAACGATAAACATCTTTGCTTTAACATGCATAATTTAAACTAAACCAAAGCTAAAACAacatttatatatcaaaaggataacttaaacaacaactttaatacattaaaaacataaagaaaactttaaaataacatcattaaatataaatcaaaataacaaaaaaatgaatgcaATATTGATTATTAAacattcaaaacttttttttatgcttgaaactaaaaacataaaacaaaacaaataataaaaacaaaaaaagcatgCCACAAAGGACTTACTTTTGGATCTACAATGTATACTTAGAGCAATTACTCTCTCTTGGCTTTTGTTTGGAAAGAATTGCCTCTCACAGCTTACAaagctttttgtttttgctcttgGACCTCTACCCTTCTATTTCTTATTGatattattctctctttttcttatccatttttctttccctctttttttatcCAGCCCCATCTTGATCTTGAGGGGGTATTTATAAGGTTTTGGGAGGTCTTGAGTTCATCTCTGACCTCTTGATCTTGAGAAGAGTGTTGTGAACTCTTGATAAGGACCTATTGAAGAGCCTTTGTATTTGAACACACGAAAACCAAATTGTGTTTTGCGTGATAATTATGTTTTCGGGGCTAACTGAGTTGCCCACTTTTGAGGTTTCATCAGAGCAATTCTGACGTCATCGTCACCTGAGACCACCTGGATGTGGTAGAGGGGGTGCATACCTTTCATTTGGAtccatgtttaattaatttgaaggtATGCAACTCCATATTTATTCATTCAAAGGTGACGACCTAATCAACCTAAAATCTGAAAATTGAGTGATGGTTGATCAATGACAAGATGTTGGGGACTTTCATGGAAAGATTGGGATGTAAACATCTAATTTCATGGAAATAGGGTTGTAGAGAGAATGTTCCTCTTCCATTTGATCATCTTGAACTATCaaggaagaaaatgaatagAGGCTGAACGACGCATCGTCTAGGTTAAACCCcataaattagggtttttaatttgggatatgACAAGGTTTCAACTTATTCCATGTTCTTCCAATTGTTGCATATGCACCCTTAAATGACacacaaacttttaattgcatgAAATTTAATCCCCGCCAAACTCAATTATCATCCTTTAAGTTGGTcgcctttttcattttggtcattgGTTCTGAATTTGTACACTTTGACCTTTAATTGactaacaaattttaaatttcttcaatttggtctcTGAAATAGTCAATTTAAGCCCCTATATTCACACGccttttttagtttgattcttggttttggatttcttcaatcaaatccCTGATTgcccattaaacttcaatatttatacaattaagcccctgatttgaccaaattaactcttaaaaattataatttgaaccccagactttaatttattccaatttaagcctaaattgactttaaaataacttttttcttgcaattaatcctttaataaattcaaataaaccttgaaaaattcgATTTGAGTacttaaacatccaattttgaattttcctccTCAAATAGAATTTTCTTTGCTAATAAGACCTTCATCAGTCGAAAATAcactgtcaatttttttttaatcttgaataTTTGATCTTTTTGAACTAGTCTTCGGTCATTTCCTGGACATTCTGGTATATTCTTCTcactgatatatttttttatttttttccaacattttttgatttttttgtattttgtattttccctttttctaagattttttttttgtttatatagggCCCCAAAATAAGTAATAACAAAATAGAGCCATAAAATAGGCCCAACAAAAACACCCCTTGGGCTTAGGCTTGGTAGCCTGAGCCCGATGTATAGCAGGGTGCTTAAGGAGAGTGGGCTCGGGCGTGGTAACCTGAGCCCAAGACCTAAAGAGCTTGGGCTCGAGCCCATGCAGGGCTCACACCCTGTTAGGCATGCTGTCACATCTAGTGTGACAGTGCACCTCTACACCCCTTTGGGCTCAAGCTCAGGAGCACACCTCAGGCCTAACATGCTTGGGTCGAGGTAACGCGTTTGAACCCATTTCTCACCTCTAATGGGCTCGTGCCCAACACTTGTTCAAGATTTTTCAAGGACCCCATGCGGGTCCCTCGGTATTTCATACTGATCCAATaagtattattttgagtagaatacaactcaaaatatcacaagaatGAAATTACACTTCATCCCCTCCTCTCCACAAAAAGATAAGATTCATGAGTTACAAATATATCATGAATCCTTCAAGTCAAGagttcacaatctcttcattttctactgcatatatatatatattttcagagtatcTCTCTATAGaatattattgcattttttctctctataaagTTAATGACTTTACCATCGGAAAATCCCCACATCTATCAAAGGGGATCTTTTACAAGCACTACTTGCTACTACCACAGCTACCGATCACCTAACTTACCAGACTTCACCTACTACCAGTTACCAACCCTTTAGGCTTTCCATATCAAGTTACTAGATACCTTGACTACAGAGAATGAATCAGATTGCTTAAACTAAAAGATCAACCAATTATCTAACACGTCAATCTTATTCCTAAGTATCTTGAATTTTAGGACTCATCAAAGACTactgttaaatattaaaaaactatgacCAGAAAAATCtccaataatatatatgatctcAAAACGGGATCAATTTATAGGTTTCATCAATATGATGATTCATGTgtatcttaaagtttttttttcctcatatatatatatatatatatattatgttcagcattactttatatataaagtGAATCACCTGTAGTAGGTCTCCAACATGAATAACCAAAGTGTTTGGGATATGACCAACGTCCACCCATTTGCCATTGTTGAGAACCTTAAATCCAGGCACATTGTCTTGCAGCAGAATAGTGATTATAGTTGGGTCTGTATGATGTCTCACTCCACGAGTAAACTCTAGATCTTGTTCTTGACAAATTGGGTAATAgttcattgatattttttgtccATGGTTGTATAACATCTTGTCTAGATAATCTTTTTCCAATCCTAAGCTCTCAGACATTGCCTCAAGAAGTGCAAATTCCACCCTTTTAACACTTGTACAATACTCCATAACATCCTTCCTGTCAACAaccaaattatttcaaattgagatctaattaaaaatgaaaaacaaattttattctctttgtaccattttatttattctcaTTTCATTTGCTAATATTTTCaccttataaataaataaaaattgaaaaatactatatataatCATATAGTATAAGCCATATTTATTTACCTCAATGAAGGAGGATTTGCAGGCCATTCATTCACATAATCTTCAAAAGGGTAAGTGCTAAATCTTAAGGATTCCCTCGCGACAAAGACATTTTGGATCTCATCTTTAAAACCCATAAAAAGCTTGATGCTTTTGTTAGGGTCATTAGTGCAGaacttcaatttttcttgttctggaaGTTTGAAGAATTTGCTTGTTGTCCCCAATATATTGTTCATATTCGTCTCTGAAATTCCATGGTTCTTCACCTGACACAGCATGACATGTTAGAACAAGATTCTTAGCATATACAATTACCACTACAATTTATAGTAACCCTAAAACAACAAAAGGGACTTTAATCTAAACaaacaaaagtaaattttaaccATGGCTGTTTAGGGGCTCAACCTAGAGCTTAGCCCAAGCTGGATTTCACAATTTATAGGAtgagaaattaatatttcaGTTAAAAGCTTAGGTTGACTTGCAACCTAATCAAGccaattaaaaattcattgcttttttaattattttttttaaaacgacgttattttaatcttaacttaaattttattttagatcaaatttaataactatgatgtGATTTTAACTAGAAAAGAGAAATC
It contains:
- the LOC7455026 gene encoding protein DMR6-LIKE OXYGENASE 2 yields the protein MSAMESQLADDELAASGGAEISDGFISLIDMEELQGPRRSEIVQQIGHACQHYGFFLVKNHGISETNMNNILGTTSKFFKLPEQEKLKFCTNDPNKSIKLFMGFKDEIQNVFVARESLRFSTYPFEDYVNEWPANPPSLRKDVMEYCTSVKRVEFALLEAMSESLGLEKDYLDKMLYNHGQKISMNYYPICQEQDLEFTRGVRHHTDPTIITILLQDNVPGFKVLNNGKWVDVGHIPNTLVIHVGDLLQVISNYRYKSLHHQVFINCERERVSVASYCYPSSDTTIGPAMELIDNDHPAIYRNFTYTEFYEEMWRAVVQHATDKRLDTFKSSVA